A window from Enterocloster bolteae encodes these proteins:
- a CDS encoding glycyl radical protein: protein MIAKGFTEPTERIKRLKKAFVAAVPEVESERAVLVTESYRETEGMPILIRRAKALERILNHLPIVIRDDELVVGVITKNLRSAQIYPEFSFEWVEKEFDTMDKRSADPFKISEAAKSELKEAFKYWKGKTTSDLASAYMSEATKEAISNGVFTVGNYFYGGIGHVSADYGKVLELGFSGLIKLIVETMEKLDQNDPDYVKKRTFYESMIICYNASIQFARRYAVKAREMAASCSCAVRKAELLRIAQVCDRVPEHGATNFYEACQAFWFTQILIQIESSGHSISPGRFDQYMYPYLKMDHNISEEFAQELLDCLWVKFNGLSKIRDEVSAQAFAGYGGFQNLIVGGQTGDGLDATNDVSYMCMVAAAHVQLPQPSFSIRVHQNTPEEFLYRACEVVRLGTGVPAMYNDETIIPALCNRGVSLADARNYGMIGCVEPQSPHKTDGWHDSAFVNVAKILELTLNGGKNNGHQVGPDTGDVTSFKSIEDVWRAFEKQIQYFVHHVVEACNSVDYAHTERTPLPFLSGLVDDCIGKGLSLQHGGAVYNFTGPQAFGVADCGDSIYAMQTHVFENKELTMAQLKDALDHNFGCGCCETASDDEARIYEAVKRILSSNGSIDVSALQSQLSASQTANAGDGEYARIKRIMENTTWYGNDVDDVDLLARRCGQIYSREVEKYKNPRGGVYQAGCYPVSANVLFGKDVGALPDGRLAKQPLADGVSPRQGKDTNGPTAAAMSVAKLDHENYSNGTLYNQKFLPSALAGDEGLKRFSAVVRSYFDHKGMHIQFNVIDKNILLDAQAHPELYKDLVVRVAGYSAQFTVLAKEVQDDIISRTEQAL, encoded by the coding sequence ATGATAGCAAAAGGCTTTACAGAACCAACTGAACGAATAAAGCGCTTAAAGAAAGCGTTTGTGGCTGCTGTACCGGAAGTTGAGTCGGAGCGTGCCGTACTGGTCACAGAATCGTACCGCGAAACGGAAGGGATGCCTATCCTTATAAGGCGCGCAAAAGCGCTGGAGAGAATCTTAAACCATCTTCCCATCGTAATTAGAGATGACGAGCTGGTTGTGGGTGTAATTACTAAAAATCTCCGCTCCGCCCAGATCTATCCGGAGTTTTCGTTCGAATGGGTGGAAAAAGAGTTCGATACCATGGATAAGAGAAGCGCCGATCCTTTTAAGATCAGCGAAGCTGCAAAAAGTGAGTTAAAGGAGGCTTTCAAATACTGGAAAGGTAAGACAACCAGTGATTTGGCATCCGCGTATATGTCGGAGGCTACAAAAGAAGCTATTTCCAACGGTGTGTTTACGGTGGGCAACTATTTTTACGGCGGAATAGGACATGTGTCCGCGGATTATGGGAAAGTTCTGGAGCTTGGATTTTCCGGTCTGATTAAACTGATTGTGGAGACAATGGAGAAACTGGATCAGAATGATCCTGATTATGTAAAAAAGAGAACCTTTTATGAATCGATGATTATTTGCTACAACGCATCCATTCAGTTTGCCCGCAGATATGCGGTTAAAGCCAGGGAGATGGCGGCTTCATGCAGTTGCGCGGTCAGGAAGGCAGAATTACTTCGTATTGCTCAGGTATGTGACAGGGTTCCAGAGCATGGGGCGACTAATTTTTATGAAGCATGTCAGGCATTCTGGTTTACACAGATTCTGATCCAGATAGAATCCAGTGGACATTCGATCTCCCCGGGAAGATTTGACCAGTATATGTATCCATATCTGAAAATGGATCATAATATTTCAGAGGAATTTGCACAGGAGCTTCTGGACTGTTTATGGGTAAAATTCAACGGACTCAGCAAAATCAGAGATGAAGTATCCGCACAGGCATTTGCCGGTTACGGCGGATTCCAGAACCTGATTGTCGGCGGTCAGACCGGCGATGGACTGGACGCAACTAACGATGTCTCCTACATGTGTATGGTGGCGGCAGCCCATGTGCAGCTTCCGCAGCCCTCCTTCTCGATCCGTGTTCACCAGAATACTCCGGAGGAGTTTCTGTACAGAGCATGTGAGGTGGTACGCCTGGGAACCGGCGTGCCGGCCATGTATAATGATGAGACAATTATACCCGCCCTCTGCAACCGCGGTGTATCCCTGGCGGATGCGAGAAATTACGGCATGATCGGCTGTGTGGAGCCGCAGAGCCCGCACAAGACGGACGGCTGGCATGATTCGGCCTTTGTAAATGTGGCGAAAATACTGGAGCTTACATTAAATGGCGGAAAGAACAACGGACACCAGGTGGGGCCGGATACGGGAGATGTTACGTCGTTCAAGAGTATTGAGGATGTGTGGCGCGCATTTGAGAAACAGATCCAGTACTTTGTACATCACGTAGTAGAAGCCTGTAACAGCGTGGATTATGCGCATACAGAGAGAACTCCGCTTCCATTCCTTTCCGGTCTGGTCGATGACTGTATTGGCAAGGGACTCAGCCTGCAGCATGGTGGGGCTGTCTATAATTTTACAGGACCTCAGGCGTTCGGTGTTGCTGACTGCGGTGACTCCATTTATGCGATGCAGACGCATGTCTTTGAGAATAAAGAACTTACCATGGCTCAATTAAAGGATGCGCTGGATCACAATTTCGGCTGCGGCTGCTGTGAGACCGCTTCCGACGATGAGGCCAGGATTTACGAGGCTGTAAAACGGATTCTCAGCAGTAACGGTTCCATTGACGTATCAGCCCTTCAGTCACAGCTTTCTGCATCGCAGACCGCGAATGCAGGGGACGGGGAATACGCGAGGATCAAACGCATTATGGAGAACACCACATGGTACGGAAATGATGTGGATGATGTGGATCTGCTTGCCAGACGATGTGGCCAGATCTACTCACGTGAAGTGGAAAAATATAAAAACCCAAGAGGCGGAGTATACCAGGCAGGATGCTATCCTGTATCGGCTAATGTATTGTTTGGAAAGGATGTTGGAGCTCTGCCTGACGGACGTCTTGCAAAACAGCCGTTGGCGGACGGTGTATCGCCAAGACAGGGCAAGGACACAAACGGTCCGACTGCGGCAGCTATGTCGGTTGCAAAGCTGGATCATGAGAACTACTCCAATGGTACATTGTATAACCAGAAGTTCCTTCCATCTGCCCTGGCAGGCGATGAAGGTCTCAAGCGTTTTTCAGCAGTGGTGCGTTCCTACTTTGACCATAAAGGTATGCATATTCAGTTCAATGTAATTGACAAGAATATTCTGTTGGATGCACAGGCGCATCCAGAACTGTATAAAGACCTTGTGGTGCGTGTGGCTGGATACAGTGCGCAGTTTACGGTTCTTGCTAAAGAAGTACAGGATGATATCATCAGCCGTACAGAACAGGCCCTTTAA